ATTACACCTGCTGGAATTGTTGCAACAATAAGATACAAAATGAAATCAAAGTCTTCTTTAGCATCTCGTTCTCTTTTTACAATAAAACGCAAACCGTTTTGAATTAAACGAAGAATGTCATCCTTATAAATAATTAAAACAGCAATCAGTGAACCAAAGTTAACGAGTATCTCAAAAGACAAATTATCCAACTTTAGTCCAAACAAATTTTGGACAATGACAAGGTGCCCACTTGATGATATCGGAATTGGTTCGGTAAACCCTTGTACTAATCCAAAAAAAACATACTTTAATAACAAACTAAAGCTCTCATATAATTCCATTTCTTTTCCCCCAATTAATCATTTATCAGTTCCGCGTTTGTCACAAATAAAACCATAAAAGCATACGTTATGAATGAGAAAGGGAGGTTATTTTAATGCATCAGCCCAATCAACATCAACATATGCACGACTTATGTAAAAATCACATGCATAGCTATGTATTACTAGAAATATCAGATGGATCCGTAATTGATGGTATTATCACAGATGTCGATGAAACCCATGTTCATGTCGCTGTTCCTAATGATTTAGGGACAGAAAATGATGAGCGCTTCACTCCATATGGTTATGGTTTTCCACAAGGGCCAAGACCACCATATGGATACGGGCCATACCCATATCCAGGACCTGGACGTTTTAGACGCTTAGTCTTACCCTTAGCAGCTCTAACCGCGCTAAGTGTTCTTCCATGGTATTAGAAGCAGTTAGAAACTGTTTGGTAACAGTGATAAACCCTTGCCAATAGGTTTGACAAGGGTTCATCACCTAACTATTCGACTGTTTCATTTGTATCAGGAGTAATAATGAAATCCCCAACAATCGTAACGATTATACTGAATGTTACTGTTAAGACAATAACAGGTCCAAATGCAAATTGATCACCAGTCATGCTTGTTAAAACATAAGCAAGTAGCGTACCAAGGACAAAGGACCAAAAAACAACACCTAGAAAACGCATAGTTTCACCTCTATTTATACATTCACCTATCTTATTTTATACTACCAAATAAGAGCTTGAAAATAAAGTGAATTTTTTGTGCCATCCGTATACTTTTAACAAATGAATAAAACTTATGCAGTTCATAAGTGACTACTAAACGTTTCTATCGTACTTAGTAAGAAAGGAAGAGAATAAATGTACATCATAATAGGTTGTTTTAATTGGATTGGCTATCATTTAACAGATGCATTATTAGTAAATGGAGAAAAGGTTGTCGGAGTAGATCATTTAGGGAATCCCAAAAAAGAAGAATTAGCATTAAATATAGGAAGAAATGCTAATTTCACACTATATGAAAAAATAGATGCTAGCAATTTAAAGGAATTAGATCCTAAAGCTATATTTGTCTTTGATGCTAGAGTAGATTCTAATTGTACGTATTCTTTCGACGGTAGATGTTTTATTTGCACGAATGAAGGTGTTGCGAAAAATAATATAATAGAAATAACTCCACCACTTTTATATGGCGAATGGATGGAACGAACGGCAACTGGATATTATCAAGATCATACATTTATTAAATTTAATAGTGATTTATTTAATGATAAAGCAATTTATATTAAAGATTTTGTATATGCAATGGTGCAATTAATTGATGCGAGCGTATTACCTGATTCAATTACGTACTATACTCCTACACAAACAATGAATAAACCGACGTATAAGGATGAATTATTCATTTTACCTAGTATGCCTAATAAAAAAAGATTGGCTAAAGTAGATGATTTTTATCATATGAATAGTGATTTTCAGTAATGTAATCAAATTGTAATCTGATTTTACGTATACGTAATTCGTTTAAAAAGGTAAAATAAAGGTACAAGTCTCTTATGCGGAGGAGTGCCACTTTTTGAAAAAAGCAATTTTCTATTTATTTATTTTATTATTAATTACCATCCCATTACTAACTAGTTGTAGTTCTAATGGAGAGATTGAAAAGGTAGGTATGCTTGTAGAACATTCTGTTAATGATCAGACATGGGGATCAGAAGGGTATCAAGGTTTATTGCAAATTAAGGATCAATTCAATGTTGATGTTTATTTCAAAGAAGGAATACAAACACAATCAGACGTTAATCGCTCTGTTGAGGAGTTTGTTCAGCAAGGTGTGAATATAATATTTGGACATAGTAGTATTTATGGTAAATATTTTGATGTGATTCATACTTCTTATCCAGATGTGCAATTTGTCTATTTTAATGGTGGTTATGAAGGTGAAAACTTAACAAGCCTAAACTTTAACTCAAATGCGATGGGCTTTTTTGCAGGTATGGTTGCTGGAAAGATGACGAAAACAAACGAGGTAGGAATTATTGGCGCATATGAATGGCAGCCAGAAATTGAAGGTTTTTATGAAGGAGTTAAATATCAGAATCCTGATGCAAATATTTCAATGAATTTCGTCAATGACTGGGATAATGTTGACCGTGCCCTTGAGATTTTCTCTGTGATGAATGAAGAAAGTGTAGATGTTTTTTATCCTGCAGGTGATAGTTTTAGTTTAGAAGTTATTAAAGAGATTCAGGAACACAATAAATATGCTATTGGATATATTATAGATCCTTCCGATATAGTAGGGGCAACTGTTTTAACTAGTACATTACAACATGTTGATAAATTATATTTATCTGCGGCAGAACTTTTTGATAAAAATGAATTAAGTGGTGGTATATTTACTTATGATTTTCAGGATGATGTCATCTCTTTAGGAGAATTTAGTCCTGATGTGCCAGATGCATATCGAAAGAAAATTGAACAGGAAATAGAAGCATACATAAACACTGGTTTATTACCAAATGAAAAAGATTAAAGCAATTGCTTTAATCTTTTTTTGGTGTTATATATAAAAATAGTTTGTTATGATTTCTATTCTAATGGAGAAAGTAAAACTTGATTATATATAAAAATTCTATTATATTAGTACCAAGTCCTAATAATTGATTATAAAATTAATTTTTCTGAGAGGTTGAATAA
The nucleotide sequence above comes from Paraliobacillus zengyii. Encoded proteins:
- a CDS encoding DUF2929 family protein, encoding MRFLGVVFWSFVLGTLLAYVLTSMTGDQFAFGPVIVLTVTFSIIVTIVGDFIITPDTNETVE
- a CDS encoding BMP family ABC transporter substrate-binding protein; translation: MKKAIFYLFILLLITIPLLTSCSSNGEIEKVGMLVEHSVNDQTWGSEGYQGLLQIKDQFNVDVYFKEGIQTQSDVNRSVEEFVQQGVNIIFGHSSIYGKYFDVIHTSYPDVQFVYFNGGYEGENLTSLNFNSNAMGFFAGMVAGKMTKTNEVGIIGAYEWQPEIEGFYEGVKYQNPDANISMNFVNDWDNVDRALEIFSVMNEESVDVFYPAGDSFSLEVIKEIQEHNKYAIGYIIDPSDIVGATVLTSTLQHVDKLYLSAAELFDKNELSGGIFTYDFQDDVISLGEFSPDVPDAYRKKIEQEIEAYINTGLLPNEKD